The genomic stretch TTCTACATTGGCGAGTCTAACAGAGTCCATTTCATTTTTCCAAAAACGTCTTGCCCCGTGCAAAAGATCAAAGTGGCCAAATTGAGGTAACTTCGGTACTTGCTCGCGTATTAACGTATGACGTGTTTTCACCTGCGGCCAATCAAACGCTTTGCCATTGTACGTCACAAGGTTCTTCAGTTCGTTCACGTCGTCGAGAAAAGCCTTGTACATAGGCACCTCCGCACCTGGGCCAGGCAAAAAATACTGATTAATAGATATTCCCTTTTCTGTATACTGGCTATATCCGAGTAAAAAAATAGTATTGCCAACTCCACCACCAAGACCTGTTGTTTCTGTATCAAAAAACAGTAAATCAGAAGGGGTAAGATGCTTAGACGAAAGCGGATGAGCACGGTGGTGATTATTCCAGCGTTCCACCACGTTTTCAAGCTCTTGAAACACATAACGACCATGCTGATAGCTAGTTGGATATTGCTTTTTTCTTACAAGTGCATAGTCTCCGTCAAGAAAATAGGGATGAGCATGAAGCTCTTTCCATTTTTGAAGGTGAGGCACGTCCATAGTAGGCTGCTCCACTTTCGCTTTAACGTCATCCGCTTCGCTCAGGTTCATATGCTTTTTCATTCGATTTAATTTAGCTTTCAGTGACATGAGAATGTTCCCCTCTTAAATATTCAAGTAAATAGATAGCAGTTTGCTTGCTATTTTCTCCCGTTTCACCTGATACTCCAACACAGGATGGGCAGCCACTTTCACATTCGCAATTCACAACAATCGATTCAGCTTCCATTAGAATGAAGCCTAATTCTTTGTATACTCTTTCGGATAATCCTATTCCTCCAGGATAACGATCATAAAAGAATACGGTCGGCTTGTTTGAATGCACAGCTTTTATTTGGGGTGTAACATGCAGGTCAGACACATCGCACATGACGAAGAGAGGAGCAACGTTCCGAAGGACATTCCCAAGGCCGAGTAATCCCTCCTCCAACCGATTTTCACCCATTGTTTGGACAAAGCTTTCCGGGAAATCAAACCAGCATGCATTCGTATGAAGCTCTTCTTCAGGAAGATGAATCGGACCAGAGCCGATGTTTTCATGCGTCTCAAATTTAATTTTCTTAAAAATTGTTGCCATTGCGTTGACCATTACTTCTCCATAAGTGGCTGTCGTATGCGGCAGTGGTTCATGCTTGTCTTCTTCCAACACCTTCAGCTGCACGGCAAGATTTGCATCCGTATAGTAATCGACATCCACTTCTCGGACCCACGCCTTTTTTTCATCGTAGTCGAGTAGTTCCACTTGATATTGTACACCCTGATGAAGATAAATTGCTTCTTCATGAAGCAGTGTCATGGCACTAAACCGATCCATTTCTCCAATCACTTTTACATTCGAAGCAGTGGTTTGATCAATAATGACTACATTTTCTTGCGACGCAGAACGAAGGCTTACGTTGTGAGCTGGGAAAGCATCGTTCATCCAGAACCACCGATTTGCCCGATGGTGAAGAAGTTGTTCATCCGTTAAAAACTCAAGCACGTCTTCAATGCTCTCTCCACCAAACGTATCTCCTTGTTGAAAAGGAAGCTCATATGCGGCACATTTGACATGATCAACAAGAATAATTAAATTATTAGGGTTTACTCGAGCTTCTTCAGGGTTTCGCTCAAAAAAGTAATCCGGATGAGTGATCATATATTGATCAAGAGGACTTGAGCTCGCAACAACAAACACGACAGACTCATCCTGGCGACGACCTGCACGACCGGCTTGCTGCCAGGTGCTTGCAATGGTGCCTGGATATCCGGTTAAAACACAAGCCTGAAGTTGACCAATATCAACACCTAGCTCGAGAGCATTCGTACTAA from Bacillus sp. Cs-700 encodes the following:
- a CDS encoding ribonuclease H-like domain-containing protein; its protein translation is MSLKAKLNRMKKHMNLSEADDVKAKVEQPTMDVPHLQKWKELHAHPYFLDGDYALVRKKQYPTSYQHGRYVFQELENVVERWNNHHRAHPLSSKHLTPSDLLFFDTETTGLGGGVGNTIFLLGYSQYTEKGISINQYFLPGPGAEVPMYKAFLDDVNELKNLVTYNGKAFDWPQVKTRHTLIREQVPKLPQFGHFDLLHGARRFWKNEMDSVRLANVEEQQLGFERKEDIPGYLAPMLYFEFVKDPDPELIEGVLKHNEEDILSLITLYIRMSHLLLDVEGKSLTAEEQYQSARWWEAVGEEDHAAILYAKTIGRYEKEAKKALALIYKKQDQIHKSIDIWLALSQNTDDEDCDIELAKYYEHKEKDYEKALYYALSAYQKWKEKKRILKDKEENDRLLYMKRIERLEQKEAR
- a CDS encoding DEAD/DEAH box helicase → MERKKKLPQLLEMFQQEEKYRSNIVNWKTIEPKEAKTAPFPQGLQPELQKALEERGVEQLYTHQATAYDEASKGNSFVAVTPTASGKTLCYNLPVLDTILKDPSSRALYLFPTKALAQDQKSEINELIDEMEVDLKGYTYDGDTSPTIRQIVRKAGHIVMTNPDMLHSAILPHHTKWVSLFENLKVIVIDELHTYRGVFGSHVANVIRRLKRICQFYGSNPIFICTSATIANPKELAEELTGEQITLINNNGAPTGRKHFVLYNPPVVNQALNIRRSATLEARNLAVELLKNNIQTIVFARSRVRVEILLTYLQQLEQRELGPRSIMGYRGGYLPKQRREIERGLRNGDIKGVVSTNALELGVDIGQLQACVLTGYPGTIASTWQQAGRAGRRQDESVVFVVASSSPLDQYMITHPDYFFERNPEEARVNPNNLIILVDHVKCAAYELPFQQGDTFGGESIEDVLEFLTDEQLLHHRANRWFWMNDAFPAHNVSLRSASQENVVIIDQTTASNVKVIGEMDRFSAMTLLHEEAIYLHQGVQYQVELLDYDEKKAWVREVDVDYYTDANLAVQLKVLEEDKHEPLPHTTATYGEVMVNAMATIFKKIKFETHENIGSGPIHLPEEELHTNACWFDFPESFVQTMGENRLEEGLLGLGNVLRNVAPLFVMCDVSDLHVTPQIKAVHSNKPTVFFYDRYPGGIGLSERVYKELGFILMEAESIVVNCECESGCPSCVGVSGETGENSKQTAIYLLEYLRGEHSHVTES